The Psychrobacter sp. LV10R520-6 genome includes a region encoding these proteins:
- the ftsY gene encoding signal recognition particle-docking protein FtsY, translating to MKSGLTKSRKNLAEGMVSILIGGKEIDDELLEEVEDQLLVADIGVNATNRIIKSLTEQTTRGDLIYAHSLYKALQTELVDILTPKVAPLVIDTSKKPFVILVVGVNGVGKTTTIGKLAKRLQGEGKSVMLAAGDTFRAAATEQLQIWGDRNDIPVVAQGHGSDSASVIFDAMQSAKAKNIDVLIADTAGRLQNKTHLMAELEKVVRVMRKSDPTAPHEGMIILDAGTGQNAINQVELFNKVVPLTGITITKLDGTAKGGVVFNIAETTDVPIRYIGVGESIDDLRAFSPKQFVAALFETDEKE from the coding sequence ATGAAGTCAGGTTTGACCAAGTCACGTAAGAATTTGGCTGAAGGTATGGTGAGTATCCTTATCGGCGGTAAAGAAATTGACGATGAGCTGTTAGAAGAGGTCGAAGATCAGTTATTGGTTGCTGATATTGGCGTAAATGCGACCAATCGTATTATCAAAAGTTTGACTGAACAGACCACGCGTGGCGATTTAATCTATGCGCATTCTTTATATAAAGCATTACAAACGGAACTGGTCGATATCCTAACGCCGAAAGTCGCACCACTTGTCATTGATACTAGCAAAAAACCTTTCGTCATTTTAGTAGTTGGGGTTAATGGCGTAGGGAAAACCACGACTATCGGTAAGCTTGCTAAGCGCTTACAAGGTGAGGGTAAATCTGTGATGCTGGCCGCCGGTGATACTTTCCGCGCTGCTGCTACTGAGCAGTTACAAATTTGGGGTGATCGTAATGATATCCCGGTTGTCGCGCAAGGTCACGGCTCCGATAGTGCCTCAGTTATTTTTGATGCCATGCAATCTGCCAAAGCTAAAAATATTGATGTGCTGATAGCGGATACTGCGGGTCGCTTGCAAAATAAAACCCACCTGATGGCCGAGCTTGAAAAAGTGGTACGCGTAATGCGTAAGTCTGATCCTACTGCGCCGCACGAAGGCATGATTATACTTGATGCGGGTACGGGACAAAATGCGATTAATCAAGTTGAGCTGTTTAATAAAGTAGTGCCGTTAACGGGTATTACTATTACTAAACTAGATGGGACTGCTAAAGGCGGTGTGGTATTCAATATTGCCGAAACCACCGATGTTCCTATTCGTTATATTGGGGTTGGGGAGTCCATTGATGACTTGCGGGCCTTTAGTCCGAAGCAGTTTGTTGCAGCCTTGTTTGAAACTGACGAGAAAGAGTAA
- a CDS encoding methylated-DNA--[protein]-cysteine S-methyltransferase, which yields MIVTTTSFGQYELALIAGANENESSKIVVVDWLKESQSWLNSKSFPKLKKHYKLDDSDFEFIDKNSLSIDDATQALLLAAIGQINEYLNGERKDFDLPLDLSSGTDFQQRVWRELQTIPHGEAISYATLAQLVNNPKSYRAVANANGKNPFSIIVPCHRVISSDGKLGGYTGGLDKKEYLLALEGVKCKG from the coding sequence ATGATAGTAACTACAACAAGTTTTGGACAATATGAGTTAGCTTTAATTGCAGGTGCTAATGAAAATGAGAGCTCTAAAATTGTTGTCGTTGATTGGCTGAAAGAAAGCCAGTCATGGCTTAATTCTAAATCATTTCCTAAGCTTAAAAAGCATTATAAACTTGATGATAGTGACTTTGAGTTTATAGATAAAAATAGCCTAAGCATCGATGATGCAACACAAGCTCTATTACTTGCTGCTATTGGACAAATCAATGAATACCTTAATGGCGAACGCAAAGACTTTGATTTACCTTTAGATTTATCATCAGGTACCGATTTTCAGCAAAGAGTATGGAGAGAACTGCAAACAATACCTCATGGTGAAGCTATCAGCTATGCCACGTTAGCACAGCTTGTTAATAATCCTAAAAGCTATCGTGCCGTTGCTAATGCTAACGGGAAAAACCCATTTAGCATTATTGTTCCTTGTCATCGAGTGATCAGTAGTGATGGTAAGCTTGGTGGTTATACTGGCGGATTGGATAAAAAAGAATACTTGTTGGCGCTAGAAGGCGTTAAATGTAAAGGTTAG
- the tnpB gene encoding IS200/IS605 family element RNA-guided endonuclease TnpB — translation MSKQILKAYKIRLYPTEDQQIFFAKSFGCTRFIWNKMLNDKIEHYRETKTELKNTPAQYKTEFEWLKEVDSLALANVQQNLRSAYSKFFKQGSGFPKFKKKGIKDSYTTNNQKGTVSVTQSSVKLPKIGHIKAKIHRSINGLIKSATISKSPSGKYHVSLLVETMVDDLPKTHSNIGIDLGLTDFITLSDGLKVANPKFLSKLEIKMAKSQKILAKRRLVAKTQQRKLSESRNYQKQRLKVAKVYEKITNARKDFLHKLSFNLIKNHDVIAIEDLNIKGMVKNRKLAKAISDSSWSTFTAMLAYKSEWYGKELVKIDRWYPSSKTCSGCDHVLAKAELPLSVRSWQCPNCLQSNDRDINASINILNQGLRCLKNKTVGATGLA, via the coding sequence ATGAGCAAACAAATCCTTAAAGCCTATAAAATCAGACTGTACCCGACAGAGGATCAGCAAATATTCTTTGCTAAGTCGTTTGGTTGCACCCGCTTTATTTGGAACAAGATGCTGAATGATAAGATTGAACATTACCGAGAAACCAAAACCGAACTAAAAAATACTCCAGCTCAATACAAGACTGAGTTTGAATGGTTAAAAGAAGTGGATAGTTTGGCGTTAGCCAACGTCCAGCAAAACCTACGCAGTGCTTATAGTAAATTCTTCAAACAAGGTTCAGGCTTTCCTAAATTCAAGAAAAAAGGCATCAAAGACAGCTACACTACCAATAATCAAAAGGGTACAGTTTCAGTCACACAAAGCAGCGTTAAACTGCCTAAAATCGGTCACATCAAGGCGAAGATACACCGCTCTATCAATGGCTTAATTAAAAGCGCTACCATCAGCAAAAGCCCATCGGGCAAATACCATGTCAGCCTACTGGTTGAAACAATGGTTGATGATCTACCTAAAACCCACTCCAATATCGGTATTGATTTAGGATTAACAGACTTTATTACTTTATCAGACGGGTTAAAAGTTGCTAATCCTAAGTTTTTATCAAAACTTGAAATTAAAATGGCCAAATCTCAGAAGATATTAGCCAAGCGCAGACTAGTTGCTAAAACTCAACAGCGTAAGCTGTCAGAAAGTCGTAATTACCAAAAGCAGCGCCTAAAAGTTGCCAAAGTGTATGAAAAAATAACCAATGCACGCAAAGATTTCCTGCATAAACTCTCATTCAATCTCATCAAAAACCACGATGTTATTGCAATTGAAGATTTGAACATCAAGGGCATGGTTAAGAATAGAAAGCTGGCCAAAGCCATATCGGACAGCTCATGGTCTACTTTTACCGCCATGCTTGCTTATAAATCAGAATGGTATGGTAAAGAGCTTGTCAAAATAGACCGATGGTATCCATCGTCTAAAACCTGCTCAGGCTGTGATCATGTACTTGCTAAGGCTGAATTACCATTATCTGTGAGGTCTTGGCAGTGCCCAAATTGCTTACAGAGTAATGATAGGGATATCAACGCCAGTATCAACATCCTAAATCAAGGATTACGCTGTCTAAAGAATAAAACTGTCGGTGCGACAGGGTTAGCTTAG
- a CDS encoding YebC/PmpR family DNA-binding transcriptional regulator, producing MAGHSKWANIKHRKARQDAVKGKVFTKIIREIVSAAKQGDPDPDKNPRLRAVIEKALSANMTRDTINRAVARGTGGGDNDNMEEVSYEGYGIGGVAVLVETMTDNLNRTVSEVRHAFTKHDGNLGTSGSVAYLFNKRGEISFNDVSLEDEVMLAALDAGALDIENDGETLLVITEVDSFGQVKDALNAAGLVSDNAEVTMSPATSAEIGNIDDAQQVMKMIDMLEDIDDVQEVYTNVNFSDEVIAQLEE from the coding sequence ATGGCAGGTCATTCAAAATGGGCAAATATCAAACACCGTAAAGCGCGTCAGGATGCGGTAAAAGGTAAAGTATTTACCAAAATTATCCGCGAAATTGTCTCCGCTGCCAAGCAAGGTGACCCCGACCCTGATAAAAATCCACGCTTACGAGCCGTCATTGAAAAGGCCTTATCAGCCAATATGACTAGGGATACGATCAATCGTGCGGTTGCTCGTGGTACGGGCGGCGGTGATAACGACAATATGGAAGAAGTCAGCTATGAAGGTTATGGTATCGGCGGCGTAGCCGTATTAGTCGAAACCATGACTGACAACCTCAACCGAACCGTCAGTGAAGTGCGTCATGCTTTTACCAAACACGATGGTAACTTAGGCACTTCAGGCTCTGTCGCTTATCTATTTAATAAGCGCGGTGAGATTAGCTTTAATGATGTCAGTTTAGAGGATGAAGTAATGCTCGCAGCATTAGATGCCGGCGCACTAGATATCGAAAACGATGGTGAAACACTGTTAGTTATTACCGAAGTAGATAGCTTTGGTCAAGTGAAAGACGCCTTAAATGCGGCAGGCTTGGTCTCTGACAACGCTGAGGTCACTATGTCACCAGCGACTAGTGCGGAGATTGGTAACATTGATGATGCGCAACAAGTAATGAAAATGATTGATATGTTAGAGGACATCGATGATGTACAAGAAGTTTACACCAATGTAAATTTCTCAGACGAGGTGATAGCACAGCTTGAGGAATAA
- a CDS encoding ion transporter, with product MKQPTAEAITRLRKRIHIVIEGTDTRLGKLFDIVLLIAILASVAVVMLDSVLYMRLQYGTIFYYAEWFFTILFTIEYALRLFSAPNRFRYVFSFFGVVDLLSVLPSYLSLMFVGVQYLLVIRILRILRIFRVLKLKAYMQQAGFLASALKTSQQKITVFFLSLVLLVTIFGSVIYVVEGPENGFTSIPLSIYWAVVTMTTVGYGDMSPKTPLGQAIATMVMITGYSIIAVPTGIFTSELARNMRPQLNPVTCPNCGKFGHALGAVFCDRCGYALHV from the coding sequence ATGAAGCAACCAACCGCTGAAGCCATTACTCGCCTACGTAAGCGCATTCATATTGTTATTGAGGGAACAGATACCCGTTTGGGTAAGCTGTTCGATATTGTATTATTGATTGCGATTTTGGCCAGTGTGGCCGTAGTGATGCTTGATAGTGTGCTATATATGCGCTTGCAGTATGGCACGATATTTTATTATGCCGAATGGTTTTTTACTATTTTATTTACTATTGAATATGCTTTAAGGCTATTTTCAGCGCCTAACCGCTTCCGTTATGTCTTTAGTTTTTTTGGGGTAGTGGATCTATTATCTGTGCTACCGAGTTACTTAAGCCTAATGTTCGTGGGCGTACAGTATCTACTAGTAATACGTATCTTGCGTATCTTGCGTATTTTCCGAGTGCTCAAGCTGAAAGCTTATATGCAGCAGGCGGGCTTTTTAGCATCGGCACTCAAGACCAGTCAACAAAAAATCACCGTATTTTTCTTATCACTAGTATTGTTAGTAACTATTTTCGGCTCGGTTATTTATGTGGTTGAAGGGCCAGAAAATGGTTTTACCAGTATTCCACTTTCTATTTATTGGGCAGTGGTGACTATGACCACAGTCGGCTATGGCGATATGTCACCAAAAACGCCACTGGGACAAGCCATTGCGACTATGGTTATGATTACCGGTTATTCCATTATTGCCGTACCGACGGGGATTTTTACCTCCGAGCTGGCACGTAATATGCGTCCACAGCTCAATCCAGTAACTTGTCCGAACTGCGGTAAATTTGGTCATGCCTTAGGGGCCGTGTTTTGTGATCGTTGTGGATATGCATTACATGTCTAA
- a CDS encoding AarF/ABC1/UbiB kinase family protein — MAKSSGKRFMKLAGMTASIAGKAAKNSLKHLSSDEEKRLQARSELMQDVGIQIAETLGEMKGAVMKVGQIASQYKDVFPPEVATALEKLQKDAPPMPYSQIRAQIERELKAPVDQLFTEFEETPFAAASIGQVHKAILPSGEKVVVKVQYPDVDENCDSDLKQVRMALKIAGVLNMSRELQNQLFNEIRQSLHDELDYTKEAHNLRVFGAFHADDTGLIIPKVISSHSSKRVLTLTEEMGETLTVAATWDNAIKKKIAERLFHFSAGQLFGLYRMHCDPHPGNFAFRIDGSVIAYDFGGVRSYSDSEVQLFRRFAQHAIKGDVTALEQDLVALEVRRDENTEIPGDFYQKWLSIGLKPLSIMPYQDGDFDFATSQVHHEAITQMRTSLKYFGQFQPSAITMMLDRTVSGQYWNLVNLGVKIDLSPLVDEYIKTSTIETPAR; from the coding sequence ATGGCAAAATCGTCCGGAAAACGCTTTATGAAACTTGCTGGCATGACTGCAAGTATTGCGGGCAAGGCGGCAAAAAACTCATTAAAGCACCTCTCTAGTGACGAAGAAAAACGCCTGCAAGCGCGCTCAGAGTTAATGCAAGATGTGGGTATTCAGATAGCCGAAACACTTGGGGAGATGAAAGGTGCGGTGATGAAAGTGGGCCAAATTGCATCACAATATAAAGATGTGTTTCCACCTGAAGTCGCAACCGCCTTAGAGAAGCTACAAAAAGATGCGCCGCCAATGCCTTATTCGCAGATACGTGCGCAAATAGAGCGTGAGCTCAAAGCTCCTGTTGACCAGCTGTTTACTGAATTTGAAGAAACACCATTTGCCGCCGCCTCTATCGGACAAGTCCATAAGGCTATTCTACCCTCTGGTGAAAAAGTAGTCGTCAAAGTGCAGTATCCCGATGTTGATGAAAACTGTGATAGTGACCTTAAACAGGTGCGCATGGCACTCAAAATTGCTGGTGTTCTTAACATGAGCCGCGAGCTACAAAATCAGCTGTTTAACGAGATTCGCCAAAGCTTACATGACGAGCTGGACTATACGAAAGAGGCGCATAATCTAAGAGTGTTTGGCGCTTTTCACGCCGATGATACAGGCCTTATTATTCCAAAGGTCATCAGTAGCCACTCCTCTAAACGGGTCTTAACCTTAACCGAAGAAATGGGCGAAACGCTGACAGTAGCCGCAACTTGGGATAACGCTATTAAAAAGAAAATCGCAGAACGTTTGTTTCATTTTAGCGCCGGACAACTTTTTGGCTTATATCGGATGCACTGCGATCCACACCCAGGCAACTTTGCTTTTCGCATCGATGGCAGTGTCATAGCCTATGATTTTGGTGGTGTTCGCAGCTATAGTGATAGTGAAGTTCAATTATTTCGCCGTTTTGCTCAACATGCAATAAAAGGTGATGTGACAGCGCTTGAGCAAGACTTAGTCGCTCTTGAAGTACGCCGAGATGAAAATACAGAAATTCCCGGTGATTTTTATCAAAAATGGCTATCGATTGGTCTCAAACCTTTGTCCATCATGCCCTATCAAGACGGCGATTTTGATTTTGCTACCAGCCAAGTACATCACGAAGCCATCACCCAAATGCGAACATCTTTAAAGTATTTTGGTCAGTTTCAACCATCAGCTATTACTATGATGCTAGATCGCACGGTATCCGGACAGTATTGGAACTTAGTTAATCTAGGCGTGAAAATCGATTTGTCGCCGCTGGTTGATGAATATATAAAAACATCAACGATAGAAACACCTGCACGTTAA
- the aroQ gene encoding type II 3-dehydroquinate dehydratase, translated as MSTSPQSTMPANLSNPKVTQALTYKLLLVNGVNLNLLGKREPEIYGHTTLADIETRLINRAAQHGVELVCIQSNHEGRLVDDIQHYGLLAETTAQVDAVIINPAAFTHTSVALRDALLATQKPFIEVHLSNVHTRESFRQHSYLSDVAVGVVCGLGHLGYQMALDYWLVNTYLINLDD; from the coding sequence ATGAGTACCTCCCCTCAGTCAACGATGCCAGCAAACCTCTCTAATCCTAAGGTAACCCAAGCCCTTACCTATAAACTATTACTTGTTAATGGGGTAAATCTTAATTTACTAGGCAAGCGTGAGCCTGAAATTTATGGTCATACTACCCTTGCTGATATCGAGACGCGCTTGATTAATCGCGCCGCTCAACACGGTGTTGAGCTGGTTTGTATTCAATCAAACCATGAAGGCAGGCTTGTTGATGACATTCAGCACTACGGGTTGCTAGCAGAAACTACGGCGCAAGTAGACGCGGTTATTATTAATCCTGCGGCTTTCACTCATACGTCGGTTGCTCTACGTGATGCCTTATTGGCGACCCAAAAGCCATTTATCGAAGTGCATCTATCCAACGTCCATACGCGGGAATCCTTCCGGCAACATTCTTATTTAAGTGATGTAGCAGTCGGTGTTGTCTGTGGTTTGGGGCATTTGGGCTATCAGATGGCGTTAGATTATTGGCTGGTCAATACCTATCTTATAAATTTAGATGATTGA
- a CDS encoding cold-shock protein — protein MSDREQGIVKWFNDSKGFGFIQRDSGEDIFVHFRAIQGDGYRSLKDGEKVEFSVVEGDKGLQAEEVRKVEE, from the coding sequence ATGTCAGATCGTGAGCAAGGTATCGTTAAGTGGTTTAACGACTCAAAAGGCTTTGGTTTCATTCAACGTGATAGCGGAGAAGACATTTTCGTTCATTTTCGCGCGATCCAAGGTGATGGTTATCGTTCTCTAAAAGATGGCGAAAAAGTCGAATTCAGTGTGGTAGAAGGCGATAAAGGCCTCCAAGCGGAAGAAGTGAGAAAAGTAGAAGAGTGA